GCATCTCGCTCCTTTCAGAGGAGCGGGCCGGGGTGGAGGagggtcgccgccgccgccgccgccttcccctcGGCCGAGGGTGCCGGGCTTGTAAGCGGTCGGGATAACCCTGCAGCGGGCTGGGCGGCtcagcgcccgccgccgctgcgggGCTCGGCGGTATCGCACGCCTCCCGGCGCTGCTTGTGCCCGAATCAGTAGCGGTAGATCCCTAGTCTGCAGCGCGAAAGGCGCGGTTTTGCTTTTAATAACGGTAGGCAGCTTTTGTAGCCGTTCTGGTCTCTCATGCCGTGGCTTTTGAGAAGCACCGGGAGCCCGCTTCCTGGGCCCGCTGCAGGACACATTGCCCCGGTCTCTGCAGTTCGGTGTCTCCTCGCGCCCCTTTTCCAAGGGGAAAAATCAAATACCATTTCCGAGTCGGGGGAGTTTCCTGCTTTATTCTGTAAAACGCGTCAGACACAACCAGACCCTTCCCGAGGGGGCGCTGGGCCGGCGCTTCTGCCTGACCTCATCGACTCCGGGCGGAAGTCCCTGAGGCCGGCTTCCGGGGGAAGTACCGCCCTCGCCAATATGGCGGCACCCAGCTGCCCGTGAGCGGCGGGGGGGGTGACTGCCGCCCGAGGTCGTGGCGGGCACCGACTCCCCATGGCGCTGAGCAGCCGCAGCCGCCTGCTGCTGGCGGCAGGCGGGCTCCAGGCGCGCAGAGCGGGTAAGCTCAGCCGCTCTGCGGCTCGCCATGCCGGCCCTTCCCGGCAGGGAGGCGCCGTGCTGCCGGCGGAGGGGTGATCCCGGGGTGATCCCAGGGCTGCTCCGCCGTGCGCAGGTCCCAGTCGGTGCCGGGCTCCCGCTTGTAATAGGCGTTCGGGTTACTGTGGGACTGAGCCGCCGCTGGGGCGTCTCCGGCTGGGGCGGGTGGTCTGACAAGGAGAGTCGCTGCCCATCGCTCTGGTGAGCGGTTCCCGCTGCTTCTCTGGACCAAAAACTTGTGTAGCAGAGTGAGTGTGCGAGCCTAACTCCAGATTCCTCTTTGCTAGGTTAATTAGTGATGATTAGGCTGAGAGCATAGAAGATTTTTACCTTGTTATTTGGTAGCGCTGTTATTGGTTCTTTCTTTACTTCCAGTGTTTTGTAAAGCCTTAATCCTAGGCATCTTCTGGTCATGCACGAGTTTATACTTCATGCGTGAGTTTTGAACCAGTGTTaatatgcttttcatttttagcttACAGTTCACGTGATGAATTGCAGAAACAGGTTGAGCTCTGGTAATCTATCtattaagtgtttaaaaaaaaccccaaaacaaaaccacattttgcCCTGCTGACTTTACAGGCTGCCTCATTCTGTCTTGTATTTGTTCTACTGtctgcattatatttttttttttaagtctgggggattttatgttctgtttttccCCAAGGTCTTCGTTTTGCATCAACTACAGCCACTCCCAAAACTGAGACCGAAGTGGACACGAGTGAAAATGAGGTTGTTGCCCCAGACTTCACTAACAGGAATCCTCGGAACTTGGAGCAGTTGGCCCTGGCTAGGAAGGAGCGTGGCTGGAAGACAACATGGCCAAAACGTGAATTCTGGCATAGGTGAGTCAGGAAGTCACCAGCACAAACGAAGactccaaaagaaaacaaacaaacaagacaaagCCAAACCCCAGAAACCCGCTAGGTGGAATGCCTACAAAGTGCACTTTTTGAGTTATTGAATCAGTTGCCCCCTTAGTTGTTCTTAATCAACAGGTATCTTTTGTGCTCGGAGAACAGTAGGCTCGCATCATGTCAAAGTTAGCATACATGTTGAAGATCTTTCTGTCTATTGTTAAGGTAGCAGTAATATTGCTTAAGCAACTGCTGTTTAATTTAGGATTCTCCTAGTCCTGTGTTGACCATGCATCATTGTTTTATTTGAGGTACTGTAATAGTTggggtattttttgttgttttttaagaaaatgctgaTTGCTTGTCATCTGGAAAACAAGTTTGTTTTAAGCTGAGGAtgcaaaatcattattttgtTCTTGAGGGGAGAACCACATCCAGTTTTTTCATACCTGGAACTCTGATTTTGTCTCATTGTGATAAGAAATAGTTGCTCCTAGTACTCTGTGGTTGTGTGTTACGGCTTGACCACTTGCTGATCCTGACAAGTTGTTACCTGCTGTGTAAGCACAAGCCTTTCAGAGACTGCGTAGCGAACCTGAAGTTACATTTCTGCTGGAGCTGTTCCCCTGGTCTAGCTCATAAGCACCTATACCGGACTGTGCAGGTGGACAGTGCTTGGTTTGGAGTGCGTGCTGGCGTGAGGCAGCATAGGACTGTGCACCTGAGTAACTGGTGAAAAGTTGCTCTTGGAATTTCACGCTGCTGAACTGGTAATATGAGTCCTATTTTATGTCCCGACAAGCAAAACCCtagataataaaaacaatatCCAGAATTCATTATTATATTAATAGTTCTAGTACATTCAATTTTGTTTCACAAAGTGAGGTACTTACACATTTAAGCATTTGAATGTGTTCTCTCCATACATCTGGAAAAGACATCATAATCCCGTGTTCGTTCTTTCCTTCACTCAGATTACGGCTTGAGCGGACACAGCATTACGTAGAAGCCTTCGTTGAGCGCTGTAACGGGGATGTTGTAGTATCTGCCTCTACCCGAGAGTGGGCCATAAAGAGACATCTCTATAGTCCCAAGGGAGTAGCAGCATGCAGAAACCTTGGCCGTGTAATGGCACAGCGCTGTTTGGAAGCAGGAATCAACTTTGTGAACTTTAAAGCTGTTATCCCCTGGGAATATCGTTGTGACTCGGCAAGTACCCATCTCCTTACACTTATTTGGCCCTTTTTAAGCATTAATTTTACTCCTCTTCACCATTAATTTTCTTATGTGGCTTGACAGTCCCTTCCTGCAACACTCAAAAGGGTTGCTCTGACAAACTGCAGTTCCTGGCATTGTGCTTCAGTGAGGCTGTTAACCTCTGCCCCTCCACATAACGTGTCCCTAGTGATATTTCGGTGCTGatggcttttctttgtatttattattgTCTCTCTGTCTTTTAAACAAGATTCAGGAATTTGAAAAAGCTATGCAGGAGGGTGGTGTCATTCTGCGTGAGCCACGAAGAATCTATCAGTAAAATGGAGACCGTTGGGAAAACTTTCCAAGGCACGATGATCGCTTTTTTAGGTGCGTGTGCCGGCACAGTGAAGGTCCAGAGCTGGAAAAAGGTGGAACGTGGCAtcttacaataaaatatttttaaatggacagAAGCGTGTCCTATTCTTGATTCTAAAATTATCAAGACCTTTAAGGCTAGAATAAATGGTTACCATAGTTCAGCCCGACACGTTAACAGCATTTACTTcaaaattaagtaattttaaggtatattttatttttaatatttgattttgtgTCTGTTCTAACCTGACCTCTGGAAATGCCTAGATGTTTGATCCCTGTACACTGCCCGTCTAATTTAGCAAAGCGCAGTCATTCGGTGAATGTTTAGAACTGTAACAAAGTTACGCGCCAAACCTGGTAAACATTAAATTCCCGGAACGCACCTTCGCAGGTTTCTTGCAGCCCTAACCTTCGAACTGCTGCGCCCTCGCAGCTCTCGGAGGGAAGCCGCGCAACtgccggcggcggccgggagcgaggtgccctttcccctctctctgcctCCGCCTGCTGCTCGGCCCCCGAGCGAGGCCGTGTGTCCGTCCGTCGGTCCGTCTGTCCGAGGGATGGGCAGAGCCCCGTAACCCCCGCAGCCCTTCCCGTTCCGGGGCCGAGCCTCGGCGGCTTCTCGCTCGGCGTCCCCGCACGCAGCCTGACACTCactccccctccgcccccctcACCGTCAACCGCGGGTTCCcgtgcttggggttttttttttttattattttgcctttttttttgttaatcacGCCGGGGTTTTTTGTGtcggtttttttttaaagccggGTTAagacccccctcccccgccgccggcggggcagCGGGGAGGCCGGCGATGGAGGTGGGGGCGGCGGACTTCCAGCGGGCCCTGCCGCGCCTGCGGGGCCGCGTCCGCCGCGCCGCCTTCCTGGGtgagccccggcggggcggggggcggccggtgGTGGGGCGGCGGGCCGTTAGCGCTGGCCCCGGGCCGTTAGCGCTGGTCCCGGGCCGCCCGGCCTGCGGTGGCTGAGGCGGGGCGGCGAGGCCCTTGCCCGCTGAGGgggtgaggcggcggcgggcgtTGAGGTGTGTTTTAGCGGGTGATGGCGCTGGCGCGCACCAGAAGAGCGAAGGCTGAGGCAGGACACGGGCGGCAGAGGGTTGGAAGGGAAGCCCTGGCTGCGGGGCTGGCCTCGG
This genomic window from Accipiter gentilis chromosome 5, bAccGen1.1, whole genome shotgun sequence contains:
- the MRPL18 gene encoding 39S ribosomal protein L18, mitochondrial; its protein translation is MALSSRSRLLLAAGGLQARRAGLRFASTTATPKTETEVDTSENEVVAPDFTNRNPRNLEQLALARKERGWKTTWPKREFWHRLRLERTQHYVEAFVERCNGDVVVSASTREWAIKRHLYSPKGVAACRNLGRVMAQRCLEAGINFVNFKAVIPWEYRCDSIQEFEKAMQEGGVILREPRRIYQ